CTATCAAGTTCTTGATAAGTCTCTCTCAAACTGTCCTTATTATTTTTCTTCCTCCTCCTGTAAAGAACGTAGCCAACCACAGCTAGAATCAATAAGGAGGTAACGACAAGAACTGGGACGACAATTTTCACCGTTGAAGAACCGTCTACAAAAAAAGCAGATCAATATATTAAACAGGACAAAACAAGAGTATTTTATAACGTTTTTTTAATTGGTCTTTTCAACCTTTCTTAGCCGGTGGTGAAGTGTTACGGAAGGCTCCGTAAAAAGGATAAAACTCCCACCGGAAAATGCAATTTGGACGAGTAACAAGACCTCCTTGTTTCCCACGGCAACAGTTCTGATAATCACCTACGCTGTTTCTCAAACATGTGTTGCACTCAGCTCTAGATACATCAGAAGTACACTGCATAATCGTGTAGATCGTCATCCTATCTCCAGAACTAGTGCTTGTCAAGGGTCTGGTCTCAGCTTCATAGTACTTTGACGAAGCTGAATCCACCATACTAAGCATCAGATCTTGCCAGATCCCATCAAAGTCAGTCAAATTCGATGTTATATCCGTAGCGTTGGGAAGAATCTGACGCGGGTCCATATCTGGTGAGCCAATGAAAGAACGGGTCGAGTAACGTACGAAGCATAGAGTTTTTTCACCACCTGACCAGTGAAAAGCTTCGGTGTTGTTAGGACAGGTCTTGATAAGTCCATCGGAAGTTGTCTTGACGCAGTTTGAGCAGTCCTCTGTTTCGGTGTCGGGAATACACATCGCTAGAGCGTAGATTTTGTCTCGGTCTTGGCCTAGAGAAGAATTGTAGAAGAAGTTGTTTTGAGCAGTGACGTTAGAAGGAAGAGAAGAGAGGAGAAGGAGACGGTTCTTGTTGAAAGTGCTGTTTGTGTTGAAAGATCCTTTGGCCAAGCACTGTTGATCTTGAGCAGAGACAAGGATAACATTTGTTTTGATTGTAAGAAGAAAACATAGGATGATCAAGAAGAGGAAGCTCTTGTTGTTAGTCATGTTTACAGAGATTGTAAAGTTGTGTGTCTGATTCTTTTCAACAAGAAGGGTTTAGATCACCGAGTAATGAGATCATCTTGGACTTTTTGTTAATAACCTAGGACACATGGATGTTAGTTATGAACCTAGTTGGAAAGTAAAACATGAAATATTAGTCTAATGAGTGTGACTTTGAAGAATACTAGTTTGGCGGATTAGGATTTTCGAGTTTCCATCTTTGCCCCTATTATATATAATAATTACATTTCATTTTGGGACATTTGTGGAAATCCCACTTTTATTGGTAGGAAGGCCAACAAAGATGAGCAGCCTATGTAACTCCTCTCCTTAAAAGGTTTCAAGATGGCCTCCGAAGGATTTCGCCAGATGATTGCAAGACATATTAAAGTATTGTTGACGTCAACAAGCTGTGGAGGGATGGTTCCGTCTATAGCTTATTGTAGGACAAATCCAGACTCCAAATCCTCCAGTTTTGAGAAACTATGTGTTAGGAAATCTTGTGAGACGGTTTCTTGAAAAACTCAGGAGATATGGAAAGTTAACATTCCTTGGTAAGGAAACAGAGAAGATGTTATGTGAGGGTTTCCACGACCTTGAGCTGTAGTTACTGTAGTTGAGTAGGGAAAATATATTTAGCTGATTTTCCATCATGTATATGTACCTAAAGGCTCTAAACTAATCTAAACAATAACTTCAGTAGTTCTGTAATAAAATCCATCAGGGATCATCTTCAAGTACAGAAACAAACAAATAGCCGTGATAAGATTAGTGTTGATTCTAGAAATGACTTAAATCTCAATGCATTAGGAAAAGACCACATTTGTTTGGTTGTATTATCAACTTTTGAGGTAGTAGATACGATACTTTTTCTAAAGATAAAAATAAATATTGGATGTTATGTGAGAAAGGACTCTCCCAGGCACGATAGTCGAGGCAAGGAAAGCAATTTGGGTATTGTTTGAAAATCTAGACAGCGACAACTCAATGCTTTTCCGTTAGTGGAAAGAAATCACTAGTCTCTTCATTGTATCTTCAAGGAAACCCTACTTCTTTACCAGAACTAGCATCCTCCAAGGGTTATCTTTTCCAGTTTCAAGCTTCAAGATCTTACAAAATCTTAGATTTCAGCCATTCCCACTTCAAATCTTCTCAGTACCTCGCTTAAGATCAGTAAGAAAGAACCCCTCTATCACCTGAACGGTACCTACATTTCATACAGGAAGGTTTTAAGAAGATAGAAGCAGCATGGCTCGTCGTTTCACCAAGGAAGAAAAAGGAAAACACCAGTTGGCTGATACTAACGAACCTATCATCAAAAGGATCAAAGCTCCATATGTGGATACTGCAGCGCTTATCAAAGAAAACGCTCTCACCCTCATAGGCAGAGTTATCAACTCACAAGAGCAGAGAATATCGGCGCTCATCCCAGCTCTACCTCGAAAATGGCACATACAAGGAAGAGCAGTTGGGTCAGATCTTGGTCATGGCTGTTTCCAGTTCAGGTTTGAAAAAGAAGAAGACCTTGAGAGAGTTCTGGACAACAGACCTTACCATTTTGCATACTGGATGGTCATCCTCCAACGCTGGGAACCGGTCATCTCTGCCACCTTCCCCTCGCAAATCCCCTTTTGGATCCGTATCAAAGGGCTACCGCTCCACTTCTGGCACGAGGATATGATATGTGACGTTGGAAAGGAGCTCGGAACGCTGATGAACCACGAACTCACCAAGACATCTGCAAGAATCAAAGTTCTGATTGACGGTCTAAAACCTCTAGAGAAGAAATACATCATTGAATATGATTCAGGGGAAGAGAGTATAATCTACCTGGAATATGAGAAACTCGAGAATCACTGCTCTTTCTGCCAATCCCTCTCACACTTGAAGAAAGATTGTCTCCACTACTTGGAAGGCAACAAAACCCTAACAAGCCAAAAGAATCTCGAAGAACCTAAGAAACTAGAAGATCAGAACAACTATGAGAGAAGAGCAACTCCTAGCGACAGGAGGAATGAGAAAATCTACAAAGACAAGGATATGAATCAACGTTACCTAAGACTGGAGATGTCTGATTACAACAAGGAAAGGAGCCCAAAGGTTTTCAACGACAGAGTGGACAGGCACGATAATAGCTTTGGAAACAGAGTTGCAACCAAACAAACCAGAGTACCTCCACCGGTCAAAGCGACGACTGACATGGCTGACACTACGCAAAACTGGTGTAGTAGAACACACACTCAGGAAGTGGAAAACCAAGGTTATGTCTCACCACCCTACACAAACAGGAGACATGTTAGGAGAGAGAGGAACTATATGCGAGCTCCTTTACCCCAGAGAGGACTTAGTGAATGAAGGATCAAAACTACCAACCTGCACTCTGTGATGGAACAACCGGAGCAAGCACATGATGAAAATCAACGAACTCATCGAGACCTACCAACACACAAAAGCCTACATCAGACACAAGGTGAACAACAAGTTGAAGAACAAGTGTTGAAAGAGCTCGACGAGGCCACGCTACTCTACCTTAGCTGTCCAAATCCCACATAAGCGGCTGCTCGAAAACAGAGAGTGATGAATGGTGACGCGAAGGGACAAAGGGAAGAAACAGCTGCTTTCATACTAAACTCACGTTCCCTCCATTCAACATTCCCATCTGGAAAGGGCCAGGAATTAACAAATAACTCTAAGCAAACTAAGGAGCAAATAATGGAAGATCTCCAAGATGTGACGAAGAAATACCTTAGCTTCACAGACCCCATCGAAGCGGCGGCTAGAAAGTAGAGAGTCTTAACGGGAGATGCGTCTGGCCTTATGGAGGAAGCTGCTGCCTTAATTTTGGCTGTTTCAGAGTTTCCCAGACGCCCTCTATCTCCATGGGAACGTGGAATACGATCAGTGAGCCCCTCAGTGCAGGACAATCCCCTTAATGCTCTCTTCTTAGCTGATCATACAGTGGTTCTTAGTCCCCAAGGAGGAGAAGATAAGGAAGAAGACACGGGGGGTGACTCCTACTACAATGAAGTCTCCCCTTTGCAGCCTCCAGCATCCCTCAGTACTAGAAAGACACGACCACAAACGTTAAAATCAATCATCATAAGTCCGAGTCTGGAAGGGGAGGAAGAATCTAGAGTACCTGATCAACAAGAGAATCTTACCGCGTTGGAAAAAGAAGAAACACTGCAGGAATTTCAAAACAAAGTAAGGAAAATTAGAAACCTCTCAAGGAGCAAAAGCTTAAGAAGTAGCCCCATTCTCTTAGAGTCTAGCTTAAAAAAGAGAAAGCTAGCACAACTGCACAACTCACCTAGCGGAGGGAGGAACATAGGAGAGGGGACATCTGGAGTTTCCTTCCGAAGAAAGAAAGCAAATAAGGCAACATGAGCTGCACAGACCTCAGGAAACCCCCCAATCCAACTCATTCCGGCGGTATCACGAAAGAAAGCGGATTTTTGGGCTGCTCCACCTCAGGCTCCTTAGTGGCACTGAGCTGGAACTGTTGTGGGCTGGGGAACCCTGCAACAGTCCAGCGCTTGAGAGAGATTCAGAAGAGAAACTCTCCTGATATCTACTTTCTTATGGAAACCAAAAATGACCTGGATATGATCAAGAAGACACTTGCTTGGCTACCTCTCGATAACCTCCATGAAGTTCCCCCTAACAGCCCAGGAAGTGGAGGATTATTTCTAGTCTGGAAAGATGACATTCAGCTCACAGTTAGATCAAGCAGTAAAAATTTTATTGATACACTCATAACTGAGAAGGGCATCACCTTTCAAATGACATTCATATACGGAGAATCAGATCACACGAAGAGGCTCGCGGTCTGGGAGGAACTTACTGCACTTCAACCGCACACGGGAGATCCTTGGTTACTCACTGGTGATTTTAATGAAATCACAGAGAACGGAGAGAAGAAAGGAGGACCCGAGAGAGCTGGGGGAACTTTCTGCGCGTTCAGAACATTTCTATCTGAGAATGAGTTGTTTGATGTGAAACACTACGGGAACTTTTTATCTTGGAGAGGGAAGAGGAACTCACATGTAGTGCAATGTGACTGGATAGATCTATCAGCAACAGCGAGTGTATAAACACCTTTCCGTCTTGTAGAAGTCAATACCTCCGGTACGAGGCCTCTGATCATCGCCCTCTATTGACGTTCCTGGACACACGTAGAAAGAAAGGGTCAAAAATCTTCAGATTTGACAGAAGATTAAAAGAGAATCCTGAGATAAAACGTATAGTCCAAAAAGTGTGGGAGAGTAATACTCATCTGGATGTGGAAGGGAGACTAGCTCTGTGTCGACGAGCAATATGCAAATGGAGTAGAAATTTATAGGAGAACAGCAGAAGGACGTTAGAAGAACTCAAAGCTCAACTTGATGAGGCAATGACAAACCCTATAGCAGATGATGACCTGATCCACAAAATTAACTTGCTATTGATGAAAGCTTATAAGCAAGAAGAGGTGTATTGGCAACAACGCAGTAAACAATTATGGTTAACGCTAGGGGATTCAAATACAAGCTACTTTCATGCCACTACAAAATTAAGAAAAGCCAAAAACAGAATGACGGTCATTGAAAATGATGCAGGAGTACCTTGGTTAGAGGAAGAGCAAATAGCGAATGTAATATGCAGCTACTATGAGAAGCTGTTTATCTCTACCCAACCAGAGGATCTGCAAGTGATTGATGAAGCTCTCCAACCCTGCGTGACCCAACAAGTGAATGACATGCTCATCAAAGATCCAACCCCAGAGGAGATCAAAGCTGCTACCTTTGCCATCCATCCGGACAAAGCTCCTGGACCCGATGGTTTCTCTGCCAGCTTTTTCCAAGCCAGTTGGGAGATTGTGGGACCATCAGTCATCAGGGAAGTTCATCTCGTCTTCACCTCAAGAAGTCTCAGACCCTCGCAAAATGTTACTCATGTTAGACTAATTCCAAAGCTGGTGGGAGCAAAAAAGATGACAGACTATCGTCCTATAGCGTTATGCAATGTCTTTTTCAAGATTATTTCAAAACTCCTAGCACTACGTCTAAAACAAGTTCTCCATCTCATTATCTCAGAGAACCAATCAGCATTTATTCCTGGAAGAGCTATTGCAGACAATGTACTGATTACACACGAAGTTCTACAGTTTCTAAAGACATCACAGGCACAAAAACGATGCACAATGGCAGTAAAGACAGACATGTCTAAAGCATATGACAGAGTTGAGTGGACTTTCATCTCAAAGGTGCTTCAACGCCTAGGTTTTCACTCTAAGTGGGTAAATCTAATTATGCAGTGTGTGTCTACAGTTTCTTACTCCTATTTGATAAACGATTCAGTACATGGTCTGGTAAACCCTAAGCGAGGAATAAGACGGGGAGACCCACTCTCCCCGTACTTATTCATTCTCTATGGTCAAGTATTATTTGGTCTATGTCAAAAGGCGGAAAGAGACGGTACCTTTCAAGGTATCAAAGTGGCAAGGGGCAGTCCAAGGGTTAATCATCTGCTTTTTGCAGATGATACCATGTTCTTCTGCCAAACGTCCCAGGCCAATTGCAACAAGCTGAAGATCATCCTTGAAAGGTATGAGAAAGCTTTGGGGCAGAAAATAAATGTCGACAAATCCTCCATCACGTTCTCATCAAAGACACCACCTAAAACAAAAAGAAGCGTCAAAGAAACTCTAGGAATTGATAAAGAAGGAGGATCAGGAAAGTACTTGGGACTACCTGAACATTTCGGGAGGAGGAAAAAGGACTTATTCACGGCCATAGTGGATCGCATCAGACAACAAGCTTCAAGCCGATCAACGAGACACCTATCCAGAGCTGGGAAGCTCACTCTGTTGAAGGCGGTGCTGACAGCAATCCCCACATACACCATGTCTTGCTTTGAGTTACCTGTCAGTTTGTGCAAAAGAATTCAGTCAATTCTAACTAGATTTTGGTGGGACTCATCGGATGGGACAAGACGAATGTGTTGGGTAGCATGGGACAACTTGACCAAACCAAAAGACAGAGGAGGACTAAGACTTAGAGACATACAATTGTTCAACCAAGCTCTTCTTGCTAAGCAAGCTTGGCGACTGCTTACGAATCCGGAATGTCTCCTAGCTAGGGTTCTACTAGGAAAATATTGCCACAAGAGGTCATTCTTAGAAGTAGAACTACCGGCAGTGTGCTCTCACAGATGGAGGAGTATTTTACATGGCAGGGACCTACTTAGAGGAAGAGTAGGTAAAGCTATTGGTAACAGGGTCAACACTAAGATTTGGAAAGACTCTTGGATTTCTCTAGACTCAGAGCTGAAACCATACAGACCCATACCAGATCATGCTCTAGACCTAACAGTGGCTGATCTCCTTACGACAGACATGAAGTGGAACAAGAAGAGAGTGGAAGAACTCTTACCTCAGGTGGCTACAGAAGTTCAACTCCTTCATCCTGGCCATGCAAACACAGAGGATATCTTCATATGGCAACCGCTACAGTCTGGTACCTATACCATAAAGTCAGGTTACTAAGCAGTTTCTACAAAGGAGTTAACACCTCTAGATGAGACCATAGAAACATTTGGATGGATCAAAGATGTCTGGTCTGCAAAATGCTCACCAAAGATGAAGCTTTTCTTGTGGTCAATCATCAACGAAGCCATACCGCTGGGAGAGGAACTGCAAAAACGTGGAATTAACTCAGATGTGCAGTGTATCAAATGTAAAGGTAGTAAAACGGTGATGCACACCTTTTTCTCTTGCCCTTTTGCTCAAGAAGTCTGGAAGCTAATCCCCCTGAGATAAGTAGTTCACCTAACTACGGACATAAACTTCAAGCAAGCTCTAGTTGAATTCAGGACCGCAGCTTGATAAACAATTCAGTACATGGTCTGGTAAACCCTAAGCGAGGAATAAGACGGGGAGACCCACTCTCCCCGTACTTATTCATTCTCTATGGTCAAGTATTATTTGGTCTATGTCAAAAGGCGGAAAGAGACGGTACCTTTCAAGGTATCAAAGTGGCAAGGGGCAGTCCAAGGGTTAATCATCTGCTTTTTGCAGATGATACCATGTTCTTCTGCCAAACGTCCCAGGCCAATTGCAACAAGCTGAAGATCATCCTTGAAAGGTATGAGAAAGCTTTGGGGCAGAAAATAAATGTCGACAAATCCTCCATCACGTTCTCATCAAAGACACCACCTAAAACAAAAAGAAGCGTCAAAGAAACTCTAGGAATTGATAAAGAAGGAGGATCAGGAAAGTACTTGGGACTACCTGAACATTTCGGGAGGAGGAAAAAGGACTTATTCACGGCCATAGTGGATCGCATCAGACAACAAGCTTCAAGCCGATCAACGAGACACCTATCTAGAGCTGGGAAGCTCACTCTGTTAAAGGCGGTGCTGACAGCAATCCCCACATACACCATGTCTTGCTTTGAGTTACCTGTCAGTTTGTGCAAAAGAATTCAGTCAATTCTAACTAGATNNNNNNNNNNNNNNNNNNNNNNNNNNNNNNNNNNNNNNNNNNNNNNNNNNNNNNNNNNNNNNNNNNNNNNNNNNNNNNNNNNNNNNNNNNNNNNNNNNNNNNNNNNNNNNNNNNNNNNNNNNNNNNNNNNNNNNNNNNNNNNNNNNNNNNNNNNNNNNNNNNNNNNNNNNNNNNNNNNNNNNNNNNNNNNNNNNNNNNNNNNNNNNNNNNNNNNNNNNNNNNNNNNNNNNNNNNNNNNNNNNNNNNNNNNNNNNNNNNNNNNNNNNNNNNNNNNNNNNNNNNNNNNNNNNNNNNNNNNNNNNNNNNNNNNNNNNNNNNNGACCCATACCAGATCATGCTCTAGACCTAACAGTGGCTGATCTCCTTACGACAGACATGAAGTGGAACAAGAAGAGAGTGGAAGAACTCTTACCTCAGGTGGCTACAGAAGTTCAATTCCTTCATCCTGGCCACGCAAACACAGAGGATATCTTCATATGGCAACCGCTACAGTCTGGTACCTATACCATAAAGTCAGGTTACTAAGCAGTTTCTACAAAGGAGTTAACACCTCTAGATGAGACCATAGAAACATTTGGATGGATCAAAGATGTCTGGTCTGCAAAATGCTCACCAAAGATGAAGCTTTTCTTGTGGTCAATCATCAACGAAGCCATACCGCTGGGAGAGGAACTGCAAAAACGTGGAATTAACTCAGATGTGCAGTGTATCAAATGTAAAGGTAGTAAAACGGTGATGCACACCTTTTTCTCTTGCCCTTTTGCCCAAGAAGTCTGGAAGCTAATCCCCCTGAGATAAGTAGTTCACCTAACTACGGACATAAACTTCAAGCAAGCTCTAGTTGAATTCAGGACCGCAGTCTGTTTGCCTCCATCAGGGATTGCAACGACGGTCCTCCCTTGGGTCCTTTGGGCAATTTGGTCGACTCGAAACTTGCATGTCTTTGAGAATCGAATTCTATCACCTATGGAAACAGCGACAAAAGCTCTGAATCTAGGAAGAGAATGGAACAATGCACAACAACAGATTCAATCGGTGAAGAAAGTGATACCTACATCAAGAAGATCGACATGAAACAATGGTGAAAGCGGCGCCTACACGACATGCAGATCTGATGCGGCATACGATAAGAGATCAAAACGGGCAGGAATCGCTTGGATCTTCTCTAATGGTAATGGAACTCATCTCAGCCATGGTTCAGCTACGCTTGAATCGATCACCTCACCACTAGTAGCGGAAGCAATTGCGCTCCGATCTGGTCTCCTCTCTGCAGTGGAACTTGAGCACTAAAAGCTCAAAGCTTTCTCTGACAACCTAACGCTCATCAGAGCCATCAACAACGACATGCAGGTAAAAGAGATCTTTGGTATTGTCAAAGATATCCAAAGGATCTCATCTGCTTTTGTCGAGATATCATTCTCTCATCTCTCCCGATCGCTGAATGTGGAAGCGAATCGTTTAGCAAAACTCTTTCTATTTCCTTCTCGTGTATCTGACTCATCCATGGGCTAAAACTACTTTAGCCCTGAGGTCTTGTTTTTCTAATTAAAGAGCAAGTGTTACAAAAAAAAAATATTGGATTTTGAAAAAGTATAAATACGGGTGAACAGAGTCGGACCTGAGCTCTCGGGGACTATCCCAAAAAAAAAAATGTTAGTGTAAGAAACAAAAAAAAATCTGGTTTTTTTATAGAAGAACAAAAAAAGTTGCTTCTATGGAGATGAAGGTAAGTATGACAAGTTTCGCCTAGCAAATTAAAGATATCGTGCTTACTTTTTTAGTTTTATCATAACATCAACTAAATCACTATATATAAATATTTATTATTTATACCACTACCGAAACTTTTCCTTTTAATTTTTCTATGCATTTAAGTTTACATATATCAACTGATCAACATATTTATATACATACATATAAAAGAAAAAGTTGAAAGTGGGGAACCCATTCCAATGTTTCATAAACCTAGGTTCAAGTCCGGCTCTGCGGGTGAATAAGTTATAATGTATTAACTCACACAATCAATAGACAAATCTTAAAACTGGTATTTGTTTCAATCTAGT
This sequence is a window from Brassica oleracea var. oleracea cultivar TO1000 chromosome C1, BOL, whole genome shotgun sequence. Protein-coding genes within it:
- the LOC106331048 gene encoding uncharacterized protein LOC106331048; this translates as MARRFTKEEKGKHQLADTNEPIIKRIKAPYVDTAALIKENALTLIGRVINSQEQRISALIPALPRKWHIQGRAVGSDLGHGCFQFRFEKEEDLERVLDNRPYHFAYWMVILQRWEPVISATFPSQIPFWIRIKGLPLHFWHEDMICDVGKELGTLMNHELTKTSARIKVLIDGLKPLEKKYIIEYDSGEESIIYLEYEKLENHCSFCQSLSHLKKDCLHYLEGNKTLTSQKNLEEPKKLEDQNNYERRATPSDRRNEKIYKDKDMNQRYLRLEMSDYNKERSPKVFNDRVDRHDNSFGNRVATKQTRVPPPVKATTDMADTTQNWCSRTHTQEVENQGYVSPPYTNRRHVRRERNYMRAPLPQRGLSE